The nucleotide window ggaaaattttggtggtccgcagctctggccaagTGCGCCCCCGAGCattgtcaggagaaggacccagctgggagGGAGcgccggccagagccgcaaactATGTCCCCAgttcgcaggctcagggaagtgggtgggttgtgtctctggacacaacctgcccaatctcccatcgaGGGTCTGAGCGGGCGGGTTctacatcatgacgtcactttgggggaagattcttcccctttgagtgacatcgggctccctgcgcatgcgcggtctggagccagaaaatttagtggtccgtgagtccgaaaaggttggcgaccactgccccaTATCATAGAGCACTGAATAGTTTTAAAGCCTTGAGCTGGTGAAGCAGTAAGAAAGTGAAAGTAAGTATCAGTGCAGGGGAGTGGGATTCTCAATAAACACATTGCCAAATTTactttaggggtctatttataaagaaggaaTATGAACCTCAGtagcattctctggtggaaaatgttcttttctctttttattttgtatatttttctaacaaaaagaaaggtatttttttactaaaacaaaaacagatttattgtgttattataatatttatatgtgttgCTTATATAAactactatatatttttatagtgtttGGGTTTTTGtactaggtttttttttgcagttttttctaGGATAACAGTTAATgggtactatgtacccctgtattcattccccagAATGAGACAGAAGGTTTGTATGACCCCTCCTTTCCTTTTGGGGGAGGTCAAGGGCTTGGTTTGGCCCCAAAGTAACCTGTGGGCATATTTGGCTGAGGCTGGTATTAACAGGAGAAGAACCAATATTTGCTGTTCCCCTTTACTGGCTTGCCAGGTTCTATGCCTGAGAAAGTTAATCATTTAGACTAGTGTGGGAAACCCAGTATTTATGTCCACATAGCTCAAACACCCTAATCCAATCATCATGGAATGTGGCACTGCAGATTGTTGATTGTGATTGTTGATTGTGAACCCTCCTGTTCTTAAAACATATTAACACCCTTGGTGTCAGGGAATCTACATAGGTGTTAACACAAATTGCAGGGCTAAAGGTGTGAACTGTTGTCAAAATGCTGGGGGAAAGATAGAGGGGCACTATAGGTGAAATAAAGATGGTGTTGATGCCCACCCATGTTCAAAGATTGGTGTTCTATTTTGAGGTAGTTGGCCTCTTTCATGCCAAACAAGTTGTCCTCTGTCCAAAATACGcatccttttttttcaggaatatgTTCAGGCATATGTTGGACAGGGATTTTATGTCAAGGTAGAACAACTATCTCTGAACAGGGATGGGGCCCTTAAACATactttttataaactattttcttttGAGAACTGCTGATGTCCTCCTGACTACTCTTTCTTTAGAGGCTTTGTTATTAACTACATACTAAAGTAGTGAGTGCTACCAAGGAAAGAGACCCAAACATTCAGAATAGAGTGTTCCCAGAGTGCCCAGCCTGAAACAATCAGTAGAATTTAtagaaagaagagaggaaaatacaggcttttgtagggcaagactttttttgttttaaaaactgaaattttattaattatatcaatTCTATACACTAAACAGAGGCCTCCTGTGCTAGACCCAAGCTAACACGGGTTCactgtaataacaattataaaatggTCAAAGTGCATTTAACAATATATCAAAGCGGCAAATCTTGTTCcctgcccgacgcgtttcgccttgtgtggcttcttcaggggattaggGGACAAACAAGATTTGCTGCtttcatatattgtttattgcGCTTTAACCATTTTTTAATTCTTAGAACAGTGAACAAGCGTTAGCTTAGGTCTAGCACAGGAGGACTCTGTTTAGTATATAGAAttgatataattattaaaatttcagtttttaagacaaaaaaaagttttgccctacaaaagcttttcttttgctctcatttttctataatttctaCTTATTAACTACTTAGACAaccacacataaaaaataaagtttaaaccaACTAATGAAAATTTCAACTTTTCATTGCTAACAAATTTTGGGGTCCAATCTGACCTGTCACCCATCATAATTTTGTAAAGGTAGTGCTCATTGCAAGTAGTAGGTTCCAAGATTTGCCAGTATAGCTTTAATTCAAGGAAAGTCATGGATTAGTATAAGGCCTCTCATTCAAAGAATGGGTGTTTAAATTAAAGTCTTCCAGGTATGCTCttaagcactttttttaaattacactagTGAGGACAGCCAAGGTTCAAGTGACTCAAAACCCTGTATTTTGATTGATTCTTACTAGAAAGTTTACCTACAGTCCATGTTCTCTGGACATTGCATTTCTGTACTATAAACCATTGTAACtacataaaacattacatattttaaacatgttaaacCATTCCCCCTTGTCGATTCTATTAGAAAGGCAAATGACACTTATTTGGAGCATTAGCTTTGAAATACAACAAATTTTCAttccatttaaacttttttagagAGTTTCATGCTGTCCAAACTGAACTGAACATTATCATAAGAGATGACAATTTGGTTGATTATAGAACAAAAGACTACCACTGACCGCAAATTGGTAACTTTAGTTGGAAAAGTTTAGAAAGTTAGATCAGGATACATACTGTGGCATAATGTCACTTAAAACCAAAATCATACTTTACAGATAATTTATatgacacatacagcaataagcTGTCAGGGGTTCTAGCCTTTCCAAGCCCTAATAAACAGAGCAGTTTTTACTGTCTTTGTTGCTGCTGGAAATGTTCCCTCATTTACTGCTTGGTAAAACTGTTGacagcagaacaggaagtaaggagaagTGTCTCTAATAGAGAACTctggataaaaaaagttttccatttaTTAACTGCCTTTCAAGGaagttccagaaaaaaaacaacaatgataCTGCATCTTAAACTATGAAATtgaaaatttgtatgtttttgtagaCTGGATTTATATTTTGCTCCTATTGATAATTCAAATTATTTAGTGTTTACCCTTGAGTGCTTACATTTTCTATAGTTGACTTACGTTTTATCTTGTTGTGATCAAGGTGAAGACGTTCCAGATGACCATTAACAACTGGTACTGATGTCAGTTCATTGTGTGACAACTGCAAGTCTAACATAGATgtcacattaaatacatttgttggCACACCAGAATCAGATAATTTGTTATAGTTTAATCTAAGAAAAGCTATTTTAggtatattgttaaaatagttattaGGTATAGCCTCAATGTTATTGTTGTCCAAATACAATTGTATAGTGTTAGATGGAAGGCCAGTTGGCATTTTCTTGAGTGAATTTTTGGCCACATTGAACTGCATCAGGCTTTTTAATCCTGTAAGAGCATCAGCTTGAAAGGAACCATCTGTGAGCTTGTTATGGTGTAGATCCAATAGGGTAAGGTTTTCTAAATTCTTAAAAACACCTTCAGGAATCTTTGAGATTTTATTCCTTGCCAAACGAAGTTGCTCCAAAGTGCTTGGCAATGGTTCTGGTATTCCATCTAATTCATTGTCCTCTATAAATAAGTATAAAAGGTTCttcatattcttaaaaaaattctTCTCAATTTTGCGGTTGGTCagcttatttttatttagattaatCCATCTTAGCTGAGTAGCATTCACAAATGCCTTCTCATTCAGTGCTTCAATAGCATTATTGTGTAGATATAGATACCAAATTCTCGATGGAATGAGAGGTACTTCTTTCAGACCTTTACTGTCACAATATAAAGCACGTGGGAAACTTGTTGGACAAACACATTCTTTAGGACAATCAAAGGCAGCTAAATGAGAGGGCTCCAAGTCAAAATAGTCATAAGCTTGTGTCTTAGAAAATGTGATGAagaaaatcaacagaaaaaatataaaagttctgAAAACTGCTTGTGTTTCCATTGCCAACCTTAAAGagaatgataatattattattcagggTCACAAGAGAGTGACAGGATATTTCCATTAATGTAATATACAGTTTTCCATCCCCGATATCAAGTTACAACTGTAAAAATACATGTAGGCCTTGTAACATTTCTGTCACCCAGCATTATGGGATGTCTAAAAATTAAGGTATACATCATACCCCATACAGTGGACCAGATGTTTTAGTGATTTACATCACACTCAAGCCTACTTACTGAGAACTAGCTACATCATCTCACTTTTATATTTCCATAATCCCAAAAGGCTAACACAAAGCTAACACAAAGCTCCCTTTTGTTCTGAGTTTCTACAATCTTCTGCAATATAGAGTGAAAACTGGTCAAATGGGAACAGTGAAAACACAGATTGAGTTGTTCAAATCAGGGATCTTTTCAGCAATTTATTCACAAAACTTTCTTCAATATAAAAAGTCATCTGGATGGAATTACGTATGAATATGTTATGCACCCGCATTAAGGATCAAAGGCCATTTAAACAGCTGCTTCTTTTGAATGCTTCTCAGACCTTGAGAGGTCTGGATGAGAATCTCTACCCTCCAGCTATTTGAATGCccttatataaacaaaaaacttttaatcaACTCTTTGAACATATTGTTTTAATTGCATTAAACTTTTAATAAAGAAAGTGACCCACAATCTATACTAGCTCTGTGGTTTAAAATTAAACTGTAAGCtttattctacaataaaaaataacaaaaaaattgcattaaccATGATAGCAATTCATATATACACATGAACAATCAAATTGATGTTATTTTGATCTGTTTCAcacaatattaatacaataaacattttagcaAGTTAAACACTGCCTTACTTGTCTAGTGTTAAATTACACCAATGTAGGTGATGCTGAGCTTAGTGCCTccttgctaaaatgtaaaaacagtttattttatgcCTAAActaggcatattttaaaattacattttgtacaagACAGCAAATGAATGACATTTGGAGGCATCATTTTACAAGATAAACAGCTATAACTTGGATTTTATCCAAaagtaataaatgcaaaagtcTAAATGAAtactgaaattgaaaaaaaaaaatctataatgaaCATACTCACTTTTTAGAGGATATGATAGAatatgtttcaaaataaaaatgcattagtaAGATGTTAAAAGATGCATTACCTTTTGCATGCAGAAAGTTGTAGTCCTTCCTCACACTATGTGATGCCTGTTTGAGTTCACCTTAAAGTGGAAACTCTTGGCTCCTAGCAGATTGTTTTCATCCTGTCCTTAGAGGTTTAACTGCCTATTACATCAACTGAACTCTTCTCCTTAAACTCACAGGCAGTCTCCTATGTTACAGTTTATTCACAGCAGTTTGCTCTAGTGCTCATTTTGCTGATGTTTGAGCTGCAAGCTTACCTCTGATTTCCTGAATCCCCAGTTGTTTTGTGTTGCTCCCTGGTCAGACTATGACTGAGGTAAAATGCCTAGTCTATGAATGCTCCCTGTCTAATATATATGCACCAGTGACTACAACAGTTAACCCATAAAGCATCTTTAGACTCCTCAGCACCTAAACACCACAAAGGAGGACACTGCTGGCTCATATAAGTTGCTGCAGGGCACAATGCTCTATTCTGCATTCTCATTTTAGAAATGCCACAAACAATTTTAAGCATTGTCAACATATTGGGTGGTTGTGCATATTTTTTGTTGAACATCATTTGCCAAGAAGCACATGACACTGCAGACAGCATATAAACACAGGGTACAATATTGATTTaagaactttttaaatgttttaaaactatgATCAAATTCAAATGATATTTAAGtttgtatataattttgtttcatttgtatcTCTTTATCTGTACCTTCTACTtggaaatggggaaaaagaagtttaaaaagttCTGCTTTCCCTCTATTTGACAGACAATTTACATATATTAGGTTTGACAAACGTTGGGCACTGTTTTGTTGTGTCCTCATTGGTCATTACCCAGGAGGGATAGTCAACTGTTACATATTGTAGCATCATAATATatcctgaaaatattttcagaagtGGTGGAATTAGTGGTCAGTGGATGCATTTGCACAATTAATAAACTGAGCAGAAATATCTTAACTGGAGCAAGTAAATGTTAACAGTGGATCCCTAATCTATCATGTAGATCAATATGACTAATCATATGTCCAATcacaatcaacatctgccttgaCACATCCTATAGTAATCAAATCAGGATGATGGAGATACTTGTGAGGTTACAAATGCTAGTGTATGTGTATGTTCCTAACACTTGTTAGACTTGAGGAAGATACTTGAATGAATAACACAATCATTACATAACTAACCCAGTTGAATGTCCCTAACTGCTCATTAGGGAGGCCTGTGTGCTCCTTTGTTTCTGACTGGTAATTCCTGTTAGTGACACACTGATTAATAGGACAAGATTTCCTTGTCATCTGTGACATATTTGACTTAACGAGAAATAGAAGTGCATGCTACTTGATTTGACCTATAAGAGGTCCAAAGGACCTAAGAACTCTTTTATTGCACACGATGGACTAATTGTGAATGCCCACCTGGCCAGATgaaaagattttctaaaaaatgCTCACCTCCATTTCCAGGTATATATGTAATGTCACTGTAGGTATTGTTATATTAAACAGGGTTGGCATTGATGGAATACAAAAGGATACgaaaataaagcacaataataTGTGCAGAATAAAAACAGTCTGTTCAAGTTTTGACTTTCAGACAGTAACAGGATTAGGTATATAGTACCAAAGTGtgtacaagaaaaagaaaaaaagttgattttttagTTTTCCCTGAAATATAGTGTTACACCTTCTACTCAATGTTTGTGTGGATGGTGCTGGTAGCAATGAGAGTAGAACTAAGTGCCATGGTTTGCCATttggtaataatatattattgaaaaacaATCTGCGGTAGTAAATGTAACTTTGattatattttgaaaacattaaatGCTTCCATGGTCTACGTGTGAAGAATGGGAAATCAAGATTGTGGGTGAACAGCAGTGGCAAATGATCATTGCATTGTTCTAAATATGCATCTGTGTTTTTCACACAACGTTTGTCTGTTACCATTCATCTCTCCTGAGTATTATTTAGAACATTGCACAGGCTATGAAATGCATTTgccagttggaaaaaaaataactgaagaaAAACAATAGGATTAGCTGTTAtcttttatacaaataaacataaacacaatggcatatggtaaaatatacaaattctgctttaaatcattcTTACTGATATTCACCAGGCATAAAGACATAAACCTTACACCCTGACCTACTGACCTAAACAAGCCCTTACTTTCCATCCTCCATGTGTTTGTCTAAAGTAAACACTTACAGAtgagcataaaaaatatattcttctgTTACACCCAGCACTGATAGTTCCATGTTGGATGGAATCTATTGCACGAGTAGACTAGCATTACTCACCTAAATCCTTCCTGCTGCTTGAATAAGTGGGGAATGTTTGGAGCATAGAGAGTGATCACAATGTTTTGCTTGAATGAGAATCAGGAAAATGTGGGGAGCCTTATGAAGAATTCGGTAGAAGTGGAAATACAAATGATGGCTCTTACAGACCATGTTCAAATGATAAAATGTCTGAAATATGAACTGTCTTTTCTATTTGCTCTTGCATTCTAACTGATTCTAAACTAaacttgtgtttcttttttcacattgcaAATTTCACTCTGTCCCTCTTGGCACCAATTAATCCTCTCAAAATACAATGGTTTAGAGAGCTGGTATTGTGGTTTTTAATGGTTGCTAAGAACCAGGTAATAAAAGTTGCCTCCAGCACAATGTGAACCTCCCATGCCATACTCCAATAGGATAAATGAGTGGAGGGCAAAGTATTTTTCCAGTTTAGAACCTGGGCATTTGCATGTTATCTAAGAATTTCAAACTCTGAAcatttagtttataaaatatgtattacgAAACATAATATAGGTGGGTATTTGTAGCCAACACAGTCCAACAACAGTCCATTCTTCTGCTAAAACTTTCATATGTAGCACTATCCAGATAATGATGGTAAATTAAATGCCTTGAATGGCCTCAAATGAGCTTTTGGTTCTGATGACCTTGTGGCATCATCATGATTGGAAATTCTGATTTTACTTCACACCTTTACTGAGAACCAGTCACATGATCATTGTACTTTTCACACTGCGGTCGTATCATAGCTGGTAGGAGGAACCGGCAATGTACTGTACATATCTTTTTGGAAAACATCACAACACCAAATTCTCTTTATCTGTTGCAAACATTCACCCAATTCATCCATgaattttttatatctgtactTTTCCAACAACTTGATGGCCTTCTAAAGAATTTTGACTACTCGTTGCCAATCAGTGCGGGACCAGACAGGCATCATGAAAGCAAATTGTCTGAAGCCAGAAGTCAGTTAGACAGAATGAGTTAGtggactttaaaaaatataaaaatgatagttAAGTTTTGACAAAGCAACACATATCATAACAGCATTAAGGGTTTAGTTACTTTATAAAGTGTGGAGTAGTGGGAATTCTTAGGCTTGCTGTATTTGCATACATACTACTCTAGCTATCATTCACATGTGATGTGGAGCCTTCATTAACTGAAACCCAATACTTTATAGGCAGAGAAAAACTTTTGATAGACCAGAAaacttcctgtttaaaaaaataaaaaatatattgtagtgcATTGTAAAGGAATCTTTTTTAGCCTGTCTGCAGATTTAAATGGTAGGCAAGTAGACATACCAAAACACTGTTTTAGAGCCAGTGGTAGATATAGCCAACAGTGgctccctgtgcagaactgacattaacccccttttttttcctagTCCTAGGCTGAGTAGGGTCCAGGGCTCATGTACAGCAGCACTCAGTGCACCTTGATATGTCTGCCCCTGTAATAAGTATaaagttaaatataatttttttaaggcatAGAAACActgaataaaactaataatatgcCTTTTCAAAGCCAAATAATGTTGAGCACAGTcctttttggaaaaattaaacaaatctcTGATGAGGTTTTTAAACATCTGGTAAATCCATGATTTCATGGAACCAGCATATGCTTGTGATAAGGATATCTGTCCTAACTCTTTTGTAAGCAACCATGTGCTCATACAGGCATACTGTGTTCTCTACTGATTGAGGCAATTTAATACAATGCTATGCATATATGTAGTACTTTCTAACTTTGTGTTGTAACAGGAATCATACTAAAAAATATCACATATGGCTTTTCTAAATGGATAACTGAGAAGCTTTTTGCTGAATTAAGGAGTCTTACTTCTGTTTGAGACATTACACAGTGACATAAAATATT belongs to Pyxicephalus adspersus chromosome 2, UCB_Pads_2.0, whole genome shotgun sequence and includes:
- the KERA gene encoding keratocan, whose product is METQAVFRTFIFFLLIFFITFSKTQAYDYFDLEPSHLAAFDCPKECVCPTSFPRALYCDSKGLKEVPLIPSRIWYLYLHNNAIEALNEKAFVNATQLRWINLNKNKLTNRKIEKNFFKNMKNLLYLFIEDNELDGIPEPLPSTLEQLRLARNKISKIPEGVFKNLENLTLLDLHHNKLTDGSFQADALTGLKSLMQFNVAKNSLKKMPTGLPSNTIQLYLDNNNIEAIPNNYFNNIPKIAFLRLNYNKLSDSGVPTNVFNVTSMLDLQLSHNELTSVPVVNGHLERLHLDHNKIKHINGTIICPNEVREEFDPHYPHGPRLRYLRLDGNEIRPPIPLDLVICFRLLQTIVI